CCCATGTAAAGTCCACAGTAAGGGTCTGCTGCTGTTGTCCTGAGGCATCATGAGATGTCTTAGAATTCTAGACATGAGACACGCAGCATGGAGGCGGCTGTGCTTCTGTCTGCTGGAGCTCCAGCTGAGAGGTCTGATGTATCCAGTTCTTTAATCATTACTTATGGGAAATGGAGTTGATGGAAAGATAGGGAACCCACCACCACCTGGAGCATGAGTGATACCACGTTACCCAGCAATAAAGCCCACATCTTTACGGGGACGCTATTTTTACATAATGCAAACgacacaaaaacacaaatgcaCTTTTGGTACCAGAGTGTGTGATTCTCGCCCTGTGTGTGGGCGTGCTGCTGATTTCTTCCTGGCTTTCCACTGCTGCCTCTGCAGACCTCTCAGCTCTTCTCGCAGCTCCAGGTTCTGCTTCCTCAAAGCATCTATATGATTCTGGAGTTTTCTGTGAACATCAGCCCACAGAGACTCCTGTCTCCGGAGCTTTTGGTGGAGTCTGGTGATCTGCTGCTGTAATGGCTGTTATTGGGAAGACAACAGCAGAAGACTTCTCAGATATCACAATGGGTGCATTTATCTGCAAAATACTCAAGCCCTCTCTGGTGTAAGACCAACGTCTCTCTGGACAAAAAGACACCCAATGAGATACACAGGACAACCGcagtctttttccttcttttcctttctttttttttttttgaggcagggtctcactcagtcccccaggctggagggcagtggcaggatctcggctcactgacaCTTCAActtcatgagctcaagtgattctctcgcctcagcctccctaatagacgggacttacaggcatgcgccgccacacttggctaatttttgtatttttagtagacatggggtttcaacatgtggcccagcctggtctcaaactcctgggctcaagcgatccacctgcctcggcctcccgaagtgctgggattacaggcatgagctaccatgcctggctatagcTTTAGTCTTATTCAGTAGTGTTTATCATGTGTTAGTCTACATGATATAACCAGATATAGATGTTCAGTGAGTTATGATTCTTTATTAAAACACTACTACGGCAATAAGAGGCTggcattctttttccttcttctttttttttttttttttaagacatggtcCTGCTCTGTcaaccatgctggagtgcagtggcatgatttcagcttactgcaaactccacgtcccaggttcaagcaattcttgtgcctcagcatcctcagtagctgggattacaggtgcccagcaccacacctgtctaatttttgtatttttcttagagatgaggctttgccatgttggccaggctggtcttgactggACCATAGAACCTCCAGCCTGGTTCTGAGAATAAGTGGAATTGTGAGCCCTGCATTGTGTGGCCCTGACCACAGGGACCCGTGGCACTTTCGTGAGAGCAAGCACTGTCCACCAGGGTCCGGTGAGGAAGGTGGTTGCTGGGATGATGTGAGGCATGTCAACCTTCTGATTTTCGTTAATGAAGTTTTTAAAGCCTGGTGCCTTCTCCCAGATTAGAGGAGAAAAGCTggaatgttaattttctttaactttttaatttattttctttaattcccCATCCTGCCTCCCATCCAGTAAGAGAGAAGGTTGCAGAGGGGAAGAGAGCCACGTGCCCCTCGGAGAGGAAGTTCAGCATCCGTGTCCCGGAGTGGCTCATTCTTACAGGGGTCCGGCTAGGGAAAGTCCAATGACAGCCCTCAGGGACAGGAATCAGGGTCCTGCCTGGTGGGACTAACTCTGTCCCCACAGAGGTCAGCTCACCGGCATCTCCCCGGCGTTGCCATCCTCCCTGGGGACCTCGGCTGCCGCAGCTGTCTTCTCCATGGCAGTCCCAGCTCCCGGGCATGGGTCTTCTGGGTGGGTGCCCTCCGTGGGCTCCCCGGCCTCGAGCTGACCTTCCAGCATCCTGGTTGGGAAGGGAAGAGCTACGGCGACATCTGAATGCAGCCCCCCTTACCCACTCAGTGTGGGCTGAAGGCCCCAGCCTCAACCTAAGGGCAAGCAGGAACAACAGCTGCTCTTCTCCCCTGGGGTCCTGTGCACATTCCCAAGCCCGAAGCTGACCAGGTGGAAGGACACCACGGACGGAGGGACTGAGCCGTCCACACCTGGCTCTCCACCATCCTCCATGTAAAACACTTCAGTTCCTAGAAGATCAGCCTGACACCTAACACACTCTCACCATCCACAGACGGAGGGACTGAGCCGTCCACACCTGGCTCTCCACCATCCTCCATGGAAAACACTTCAGTTCCTAGAAGATCAGCCTGACACCTAACACACTCTCACCATCCACAGACGGAGGGACTGAGCCGTCCACACCTGGCTCTCCACCATCCTCCGTGGAAAACACTTCAGTTCCTAGAAGATCAGCCTGACACCTAACACACTCTCACCATCCACAGACGGAGGGACTGAGCCGTCCACACCTGGCTCTCCACCATCCTCCATGGAAAACCCTTCAGTTCCTAGAAGATCAGCCTGACACCTAACACACTCTCACCATCCACAGACGGAGGGACTGAGCCGTCCACACCTGGCTCTCCACCATCCTCCATGGAAAACACTTCAGTTCCTAGAAGATCAGCCTGACACCTAACACACTCTCACCATCCACAGACGGAGGGACTGAGCCGTCCACACCTGGCTCTCCATCATCCTCCATGGAAAACACTTCAGTTCCTAGAAGATCAGCCTGACACCTAACACACTCTCACCATCCACAGACGGAGGGACTGAGCCGTCCACACCTGGCTCTCCACCATCCTCCATGGAAAACACTTCAGTTCCTAGAAGATCAGCCTGACACCTAACACACTCTCACCATCCACAGACGGAGGGACTGAGCCGTCCACACCTGGCTCTCCATCATCCTCCATGGAAAACACTTCAGTTCCTAGAAGATCAGCCTGACACCTAACACACTCTCACCATCCACAGACGGAGGGACTGAGCCGTCCACACCTGGCTCTCCACCATCCTCCATGGAAAACACTTCAGTTCCTAGAAGATCAGCCTGACACCTAACACACTCTCACCATCCACAGACGGAGGGACTGAGCCGTCCACACCTGGCTCTCCACCATCCTCCGTGGAAAATGCTTTAGATCTTAGATCAGCCTGACACCTAATGCACTCTGGTCATCCAGAGAAGGGTGTGAGCGGGGTGTGAGCTGGTGTGAGTGGGATGCGAGTGGGGTGTGAGTGgggtgtgagtgggtgtgagtgAGATGTGAGTGGGATGTGAATGGGGTGTGAGTGGGATGTGAGTGGGATATGAGTGGGGTGTGAGCAAGTGTGAGGGGAAGTGTGAATGGTGTGAGCGGATGTGAGCAGGATGGTCTCGGGGTATGAGTGGGATGTGAGTGGAATGGTCACGGGTGTGAGTGGGATGCGAGTGGAATGGTCTCGGGTGTGAGTGGGATATGAGTGGGGTGTGAGCAAGTGTGAGGGGAATGTGAATGGTGTGAGCGGATGTGAGCAGGATGGTCTCGGGTATGAGTGGGATGTGAGTGGAATGGTCACGGGTGTGAGTGGGATGTGAGTGGGGTGTCAGGTGGGGGAGAGGTGTGGGATGGGGGATGGGCGAGGGGAATGGTCCGGGTGTGAGTGGGGCCGGTGGGAGTGGGAGTAGGGGGGGGTGAGCGGGTGTGAGTGGGATGTGAGTGCggtgtgagtgggtgtgagtgGGATATGAGTGGAATGGTCACGGGTGTGAGTGGGATGTGAGTGGGGTGTGAGCGGGTGTGAGTGGGATGTGAGTGCggtgtgagtgggtgtgagtgGGATATGAGTGGAATGGTCACGGGTGTGAGTGGGATGTGAGTGGATGGTCACGTGCGACCCTGAGGAAATTCTCAGCCCTTTAACCGGCACCACTGGATCAGCACCCACTGGAGGGCACAGACAGACCCACCACTGTGTTGGGTCTGAGTCTTGAACCATCAGGACGTCTTTTGTGAATTCATGGTGAAGATGCGGAAAGGAAACTCCTTTTTATAGGTACAGCATTTATGCCAGTTCTAGGAAGCTCACAGCAatcagaaaactaaaacaaaagagaaaacgcAAAGCTTCCTGCAAGCCTGCAGGGTCCTCTCTGAAAGCTGCTCCCACCCCTGCCGCACCCTCTCGGTTTTAGGAAGCGAGTGGCCCCCGACGAAACCCCTGCTGTTTATTCATAAACTTCTCACTGTATACAAACCTGAGAATGAACAGTTTAACCACAGTGATCGCAGAAATGCTGTTTAAAAGAGAGTCTCCTGATGGAAGCGAATCGAAGGTCAAGAGCAAGACCTGCCAGTAAGCGGATCCCTGGCCGTTCCCTCCCCGCGGGGATTGGGACAGTGTCTGCGGAAGTGGGCGGGGGTCCCCGGTCCTCACAGCCCTGAGAAAGCTCCTTCTTTCCCGCTCCTCCGAGGGGATACCCCAGTGTCCTCGGCCCCAAACTTGTGACCCCCTCAGTCTGGGGAAGACCCTTCCCTCAGCCCCAACACCAGACCTCGTCACCTCACCTGATCCCCGCCAGTCACTTCTGCCAGGACCGGATCATCTGGGCCGTGTCTCCACAGCTGTCCCcaagtcctcctgcctcatctccaGAGACCAGGGAGCAGCAGACGGTTCCAACGGACTTTCTGTCTTAAAGGGGCGTGAGCGTCTCACTCAGTGTCACCACTGGACCAGCTCAGATAATAATTAAACATCCCAAACCTGCAATTCGAACAAAGAAGCTCGTCAGTGGAGTCCATCCGTCCACAAAGGACATTGGAGAGAGTCAAACTGCTCCTTCTCATTGACAAAAACCATGTGTTTAATGTCAGGTCTTCAATACGCAACGTGTAGTAAGAGCTCATTTCTCTGAGCATACGTTCTTGAAGAAACATAAACTTTCTTTGGATATCAAActatttactagaaaaaaatttttatgaagGGAAAATACTATATGTGAGTTTAAATAGAAGACAGGATTCAAATTTTCATCATTACACAAAATGCATCTCCATCTGAATTGTAGTGTGATTTTTGTGATAGAGAAGAGAATAAGGAGTAAGCGAGAGTCTACGTTCCTGTTAAGCCCTGGCCGTCCTTCTCATCCGCGTGCTGCCTGTGGAAAACACACCTGGGGCTCCCCTGAGCCTGCTCGTGCTGCGCGTCACCCGGATAGTTCTGCAAGCCACTGGCATGCAATAGGCAGTAAACACCGACGTCGTGAATGAACGAAGAAACTACCACACAGAGGAAACAGAGACACTTTTGTCCCTGCGCGTCATTCTAACTGTGGGAGTGTGGGTCCTGAGGTGTGTGAggattgtgtgtgtgtcctgAGCTGTGTGAGCGGTTGTGTGTGTCCTGAGCTGTGTGAGCGGTTGTGTGTGGGTCTCTGAGGTGTGTGAGGTTATCTATGTGTCCTgaggtgtgtgaggtgtgtgtgtccTGAGGtatgtgaggggtgtgtgtgtccTGGGGTGTGTGTGTCCTGAGGTGTGTGATGGTTGTGTTAGTTTCTGTGCTCCTCTCAGGTGCTGcactggctggtctcaaacttctggactcaagcgatccacctacctcagcctcttaaagtgctgggattacacactcTTTAAGCATGTTCTCTGTACAATATTTTGTAGAGGTTGAGAATAAGGAAAGACATTGCCCCTTTAAGCAAACTGGTAAGGCAACATACAAAAACTACTCAATCCACAGTAGTGAGTACTTCCATTAATTACATTCTAaggttttttgtttaaaatgaattGGGGGAGTACATTATGCTCTTCAGGGTAATGAACAGAGAAAAATGTCCAATGATTGCTAGCCATCCCGATAATGTATTTACTCtatgttgtgttgttttgtttttgcagtagGACCCAAGTGATTAGAAAGGATATCACATAGTCAGTGACCGGCTGAGACTGCGTGTGGACAGGGGAAGAAGCTAACTTACACCAAAAGGGACCTGGGGCCAGGAGACATTTCTTGATAAGCCCCTCAGCCAGGTAACATCAACCCATGGCTTCCAATACCAATCTGAAGAGGCCACAGAGGAGAGAGAATCCTGAGAAGGTTTTTCATATCTGAAAGTTCTTGTATTACAAGAAGTGGAAAGTTTTTTGATATGTGTGTGAAGGCCAAGATTGAGACACTGGTGCTGAGGGTGGGATGATACCACATTGAGGCTGGgagttttacttcttttaaatCTTCCTGTAGGTTTACCTCTGTGGAGCCCTACCACTTCTAAACCATAGTTACAAGGCCAATAAATACATAGAACAATGTTCCTACTGCTCGTGGGCCTCATGCTCTTCCTAATAGCTCTATCGGAACCCTTGATTGCACATGACCTTGTGTCcatatcatgctacctgattatTCATCATTTTTCCTGGATCTGCTTGATGTGAAATGTGGATACAGCTATGTTTGAAGAAACATGTTAtaggaaaagaaatttcaacctcAGAATCTGAGGATTTGTATAATTTGGTCTTTACACAAAAGAATTATGTAATTTTGGGCAAGTCCCTTAATACAGTATTTGAACTCAATTTTATTGCCCCTTCTAGGTCTAAACTCTCAGCTGTGAGTAGTAATTTGTGGCATGATGGTGAGGTGAAATGACAGAGGCTCATGGCACGTCATTGCAGAATATCCATTAGACTTTCACAAGTCACCGTCATGGATTTCAGGATCTGACTGCTTGTCATAATGGGAGACCTCAGGATCTGACTGCTCGTTACCATGTGAGACCTCAGGATCTGACTGTTCGTCATCACGGGAGATGTCAGGATCTGACTGCTCGTCTTCATGGGAGACGTCAGGATGTGACTGCTTGTCACCATGGGAGACGTCAGGATCTGACTGCTTGTCTTCATGGGAGACGTCAGGTACAGCTTAACAATTAGCTAAGGGGTTCATCTTACAGATACCTCTAATTACTGCTTTAGCTAAAAACCCCCATGAGGGACACAGGTTTACTCCATCATATGAACCCATGGTAAATATTCTGTGACCTGATACTTATCCAGTCAGAGCTCTGTTAGACATAACTAAATAGTtgccagaaaaatgaaaataatactcaTAATATTAGTCTTACTAATAGAAATACTACAAAATCATGGGACTTTTGAGTCATCAGTGAAGGTAAAAGCTCAATGCAACATGTTTCTATTCtattacttgttattttctaattcattaaCTGTAAACTAATCGACAATCTCCAGTGCTCAGCACTGTGCAGGCCATTGCAAGGCTTAAAGACGAGTATGAGATGTGGTCCCAGGTGCCTGAGCAGTCAAGACATagtgagagagacaaagagactgCACTAGGACAATTAGCTCCTAGATATTAGTAGCATGGTGCTGAGCAGAGTATTTCACACAAGAGGGGACACCTTTCCAGGTCTTGAGCTGAGGCAGCTTTCTGTAggatcagagagagagaagggatatTTCCAAAGGAAGGTGGTCAACCAAAGCCCAGGAGGAAGCAGTGGGTGCCTCCTCACCTGTGCTTCCTCACCTGTGCCTCCTCACCTGTGCCTGCTCACCTGTGCCTGCTCACCTGCGCCTGCTCACCTGCGCCTCCTCACCTGTGCCTCCTCACCTGCGTCTCCTCACCTGTGCCTCCTCACCTGCACCTCCTCACCTGTACTTCCTCATCTGTGCCTCCTCACCTGTGCTTCCTCACCTGCACCTCCTCACCTGTACTTCCTCATCTGCGCCTCCTCACCTGTGCCTCTTCACCTGCGTCTCCTCACCTGTACCTCCTCACCTGTGCCTCCTCACCTGTGCCTCCTCACCTGCACCTCCTCACCTGTACCACCTCACCTGCACCTCCTCACCTGCACCCCCTCACCTGCACCTCCTCACCTGTGCCACTTCTCCTGCATCTCCTCATGTGCACCTCCTCACCTGTACTTCCTCATCTGTGCCTCCTCACCTGTACCTCCTCAACTGCACCTCCTCACCTGTGCCACCTCACCTGCATCTCCTCACCTGTGCCTCCTCACCTGCGCCTCCTCACCTGTGTTTCCTCACCTGCACCTCCTCACCTGTACTTCCTCATCTGCGCCTCCTCACCTGTGCCTCTTCACCTGCGTCTCCTCACCTGCGCCTCCTCACCTGTGCCTCCTCACCTGTGCCTCCTCACCTGTACCACCTCACCTGCACCTCCTCACCTGCACCCCCTCACCTGCACCTCCTCACCTGTGCCACTTCTCCTGCATCTCCTCATGTGCACCTCCTCACCTGTACTTCCTCATCTGTGCCTCCTCACCTGTACCTCCTCAACTGCACCTCCTCACCTGTGCCACCTCACCTGCATCTCCTCACCTGTGCCTCCTCACCTGTACCTCCTCACCTGTGCCACCTGAcctgcaagaaagaaagaaagaaagaaagaaagaaagaaagaaagaaagaaagaagaaagaaagaaagaaagaaagaaaggaaggaaggaaggaaggaaggaaggaaggaaggaaggaaggaaggaaggaaggaaggaaggaaggaaagaagggaaagaaagaaagaggaaggaaatgaagatGGGTGCAGAGAGGTTTGAGAAGGTCTCCACTTCTGCCTTAAGAGAGGAAGGGACCAGGAGTGGAGGAGCTCTCAGCCTCAGAAAAGGCAAGAAAGCAGAGCccacttccagcctctggaacaAATGAGCCTGCCAAGGCCTGATCTGTAGCTCCACGAGACTCAGCCAGGATTCTGACACacagaactgtaagagaacatgtgattgttgttttaaaccactaagtttcaGTACTTTGTTACTGCAGAAactctttttaaatgtacattccTAGGCCTTACCCACATAAATTCTGATTCAATAGTTCTGGGCTGAGAATATGAATTTGTAATAAGTGCACCAAGTTACTCTGACCAGGTGCCAAGAATGACACTTTAAGAAAACATGGCTGATGGTAAGCAACAGAAATATGAAGAAAGAGCCACCACTACTAACTGTAGGCCGACAGAAATGGAGGTTCCGGAAATCAGTGAGTCTCTGATGATGAAGGAGCACCTGGGCCAGGATGGGTCTCACGTTTCCagccagagaggaaggaggaggctgaATGGCTGCACAGAGGAGAGGGCCGCAGAGGGGAGAGTCTCCTCTTGGTGGCACTGGGTCTGCAGCATGGCTGACCAGGTGCCCTAGTACAGGAAGCATCGGAAACTGTAGGCTCGAAGCTAAGCTACAAGCAGGATACTGAAGATACAGAGTCAGAGCTCACTGCACAAGTTTGATAATCGAGGGGAAGAAATTAGATCGGGTTATTGGAGTTACAAGGAGAGAGGGACAGGGCAAGGATCTGCCCACAGGGAACCATAGacctggaggaggagagagggctgGCCAACAAAACAGCAGATAAGAAGAATCAGGGCCATGCGGGCCCTGAGGGCACCAGGCATTGCAGGAGAGTATTGTCCACAGCATCGGATGCAGCCGAGGATTCTAGGA
This is a stretch of genomic DNA from Rhinopithecus roxellana isolate Shanxi Qingling chromosome 4, ASM756505v1, whole genome shotgun sequence. It encodes these proteins:
- the LOC115896998 gene encoding T-complex protein 10A homolog → MLEGQLEAGEPTEGTHPEDPCPGAGTAMEKTAAAAEVPREDGNAGEMPPLQQQITRLHQKLRRQESLWADVHRKLQNHIDALRKQNLELREELRGLQRQQWKARKKSAARPHTGRESHTLAWEPAFGNISPLSVDEETMPKYVGHKSQSATVLGQRSSSNSLTPPKPMSLKTERINVGTTPPQEDREKGPPGRHQDGNPTPTGRPTPGAERRGVSEDGKVTSETWVTLHWPHGKFRFR